From a single Halococcus hamelinensis 100A6 genomic region:
- a CDS encoding DUF7520 family protein encodes MSENPTAGRIAGRDGRSVVLFVYVVVVAIAGFWGYLLGALGIQDLQPVSLFFLFEIQPTPVGLAVYGMITLGVGLGVVLLAVGYVSRRYTA; translated from the coding sequence ATGTCCGAGAACCCGACGGCCGGACGCATCGCCGGCCGCGACGGCCGGAGCGTGGTGCTGTTCGTCTACGTCGTCGTCGTCGCCATCGCGGGCTTTTGGGGCTATCTCCTCGGTGCCCTCGGGATCCAGGACCTCCAGCCGGTCTCGCTGTTCTTCCTCTTCGAGATCCAGCCGACGCCGGTCGGCCTCGCGGTCTACGGTATGATCACCCTCGGCGTCGGGCTGGGGGTCGTGCTGTTGGCCGTCGGCTACGTCTCCCGACGCTACACGGCGTAA
- a CDS encoding universal stress protein, whose protein sequence is MYQGILVPTDGSELMDEVIERAVDLAGKYDASVHALYVANMGTIGTLDVDDRERIESRLEARGERAVEAVNDAAEGAGLETTTATRRGTPHQRITEYVEDHDDVDLVVMGTHGRTGLSHVLLGSVAENVLRHTTVPVLLVRVTE, encoded by the coding sequence ATGTATCAGGGGATATTGGTGCCGACGGACGGGAGCGAACTCATGGACGAGGTCATCGAGCGGGCGGTGGATCTCGCCGGGAAGTACGACGCGAGCGTTCACGCGCTCTACGTCGCCAACATGGGGACGATCGGGACCCTCGACGTCGACGACCGCGAGCGCATCGAAAGCCGTCTCGAAGCCCGTGGCGAGCGCGCCGTCGAGGCGGTCAACGACGCGGCCGAGGGGGCGGGGCTCGAAACGACTACGGCGACCCGGCGAGGGACCCCACACCAGCGGATCACCGAGTACGTCGAGGACCACGACGACGTGGACCTCGTCGTGATGGGGACCCACGGTCGGACGGGACTCAGCCACGTCCTGCTGGGGAGCGTCGCGGAGAACGTGTTGCGACACACCACGGTGCCGGTGTTGCTGGTTCGGGTAACCGAGTGA
- a CDS encoding sodium:solute symporter family protein, with amino-acid sequence MTALSTALIPAQLGLGIDTWSLILITLSIVLYFGIAVVMHVGDTDDFYVAGRTIPAWANGTAVAADWMSAASFISLAGLVSFLGYDGTVYLMGWTGGYVVLALLIAPYLRKYGEYTIPDFIGDRYYSNTARGVAALATLFVSLTYIAGQMRGVGIVLSRFLGVDINLGIIVALGLVALIGVLGGMKAITWTQAAQYFILIFAFVLVTVAISLNLTNNPFPQGALVTSDIASRLGQLQAEIGAGEYFLPFQEYSQLQVFAIAMTLMLGTAGLPHVIMRFYTVPSASDARRSAGFALLFISILYVCAPVLAVFAKFNLISTLHNTPVQEAQAIPWVSRWSETGLLTIQDLNNDGVIQMAGGLGAAGSEVVVDADIIVLSTPEVAGLAPIVIGLVAAGGLAAALSTADGLLIAMSSAVSHDIYYKIFNPDASERQRLLIARVVVIVAAAVAAYLGINPPGFVGEVVAIAFGLAAASLFPVILLGIFDPRMNREGAITGILVGLVFTLVMVVLMTSDSIFGTPEPILPTFLGLEAQGIGLVGTILNFVVAFAVSRVTPPPPEEIQNLVEDIRLPQGSRTGSETAAADGGEVQADGGEVRTDGGADLATAAHDARTDDPSDRDETN; translated from the coding sequence ATGACTGCACTTTCGACCGCGTTGATCCCAGCACAACTCGGGCTCGGGATCGACACCTGGAGTCTGATCCTGATCACCCTCTCGATCGTCCTCTACTTCGGTATCGCCGTCGTGATGCACGTCGGCGACACCGACGACTTCTACGTCGCGGGTCGAACGATCCCCGCGTGGGCGAACGGCACGGCGGTCGCCGCCGACTGGATGTCCGCGGCGTCGTTCATCTCGCTCGCGGGTCTCGTCTCGTTCCTCGGGTACGACGGCACCGTCTACCTGATGGGCTGGACCGGCGGCTACGTGGTGCTCGCGCTGCTCATCGCGCCCTACCTCCGAAAGTACGGCGAGTACACGATCCCCGACTTCATCGGTGATCGCTACTACTCGAACACCGCGCGCGGCGTCGCCGCGCTCGCGACGCTGTTCGTCTCGCTGACCTACATCGCCGGGCAGATGCGTGGCGTCGGCATCGTGCTCAGTCGGTTCCTGGGTGTCGACATCAACCTCGGGATCATCGTCGCGCTCGGGCTCGTCGCGCTGATCGGCGTGCTCGGCGGGATGAAGGCGATCACCTGGACCCAGGCGGCCCAGTACTTCATCCTGATCTTCGCGTTCGTGCTCGTCACCGTCGCGATCTCGCTCAACCTCACGAACAATCCCTTCCCACAGGGCGCGCTCGTGACGAGCGACATTGCCTCGCGACTCGGCCAGCTACAGGCCGAGATCGGTGCCGGGGAGTACTTCTTACCCTTCCAGGAGTACTCACAGCTCCAAGTCTTCGCCATCGCGATGACGCTGATGCTCGGGACCGCGGGGCTGCCCCACGTCATCATGCGCTTTTACACCGTGCCGAGCGCCTCGGACGCGCGCCGGTCGGCGGGCTTCGCGCTGTTGTTCATCTCGATCCTCTACGTGTGTGCGCCCGTGCTCGCGGTCTTCGCGAAGTTCAATCTCATCAGCACGCTGCACAACACGCCCGTTCAGGAGGCCCAAGCGATCCCGTGGGTCAGTCGGTGGTCCGAGACCGGCCTGCTCACGATTCAGGACCTCAACAACGACGGCGTCATCCAGATGGCGGGCGGCCTCGGCGCGGCGGGCAGCGAGGTCGTCGTCGACGCCGACATCATCGTGCTCTCGACGCCCGAGGTCGCGGGGCTCGCGCCGATCGTCATCGGCCTCGTGGCGGCGGGCGGGCTGGCGGCGGCGCTCTCGACGGCCGACGGCCTCCTGATCGCGATGTCGAGCGCCGTCTCGCACGACATCTACTACAAGATCTTCAATCCGGACGCCTCCGAACGCCAGCGCCTGCTCATCGCGCGGGTCGTCGTCATCGTCGCCGCGGCGGTCGCGGCGTACCTGGGTATCAACCCGCCGGGCTTCGTCGGCGAGGTCGTCGCGATCGCCTTCGGGCTCGCGGCCGCCAGCCTGTTCCCGGTGATCCTGCTCGGGATCTTCGACCCACGGATGAACCGCGAGGGTGCCATCACCGGCATCCTCGTCGGGCTGGTCTTCACGCTCGTCATGGTCGTGTTGATGACCTCCGATTCGATCTTCGGGACGCCGGAGCCGATCCTGCCCACCTTCCTCGGGCTCGAAGCCCAGGGTATCGGGCTCGTCGGAACCATCCTCAACTTCGTGGTGGCGTTCGCGGTCTCGCGGGTCACGCCGCCGCCACCCGAGGAGATCCAGAACCTCGTCGAGGACATCCGGCTGCCACAGGGCTCGCGGACCGGCAGTGAGACGGCCGCCGCCGACGGCGGCGAGGTCCAGGCGGACGGTGGCGAGGTCCGGACCGACGGCGGTGCCGACCTCGCGACGGCCGCCCACGACGCCCGAACGGACGACCCGTCGGACCGGGACGAAACGAACTAA
- a CDS encoding DUF4212 domain-containing protein codes for MGESETGTTPDDEARGRTGISEADAKEYWRRNVKLIAGLFVVWFVVSFLVAIILAEPLSAINIGAIPLPFWFAQQGSIVVFVALIWIYVWRMNKLDREFGVQD; via the coding sequence ATGGGTGAATCCGAGACGGGGACGACGCCCGACGACGAAGCACGGGGTCGGACCGGTATCAGCGAGGCCGACGCCAAGGAGTACTGGCGGCGAAACGTCAAGCTGATCGCCGGGCTGTTCGTCGTCTGGTTCGTCGTCTCGTTCCTCGTGGCGATCATCCTCGCGGAGCCGCTTTCGGCCATCAACATCGGCGCGATTCCACTCCCGTTCTGGTTCGCCCAGCAGGGGTCGATCGTCGTCTTCGTGGCGCTGATCTGGATCTACGTCTGGCGGATGAACAAACTCGACCGCGAATTCGGGGTGCAAGACTAG
- a CDS encoding acetate uptake transporter: MPLDTDIGDPAPLGLVSFGLTTVLLSLINAGLLPSAGEAVVLPLALAFGGTGQLVAGVLEFRTGNTFGQTAFFSYGAFWWWFGLLLLFDGNGWLSIHTQTLGAALLLWGVFTFYMWISTFKLNWGLWSVFLTLWITFALLGFGDLLGIDLLLMLGGYAGILSGVLAMYVSFAEVANWSFGHTVAPLGDAPMGSSSTTTTTDTAD; encoded by the coding sequence ATGCCACTCGACACCGACATCGGCGATCCCGCACCGCTCGGTCTCGTGAGTTTCGGACTGACCACCGTGCTGTTGAGCCTCATCAACGCCGGCCTCCTGCCGAGCGCCGGCGAGGCGGTCGTGTTACCGCTGGCGCTCGCGTTCGGCGGAACCGGACAGCTCGTCGCGGGCGTGCTCGAATTCCGCACTGGAAACACCTTCGGCCAGACCGCCTTCTTCAGCTACGGGGCGTTCTGGTGGTGGTTCGGCCTGCTCCTGCTCTTCGACGGCAACGGCTGGCTCTCGATCCACACCCAGACCCTCGGGGCGGCGCTGCTCCTCTGGGGCGTGTTCACGTTCTATATGTGGATCAGCACGTTCAAGCTCAACTGGGGGCTCTGGAGCGTGTTCCTCACGCTCTGGATCACGTTCGCGCTCCTCGGGTTCGGCGACCTGCTGGGCATCGACCTCCTCCTGATGCTCGGCGGCTACGCCGGCATCCTCTCGGGCGTGCTCGCGATGTACGTCAGCTTCGCCGAGGTGGCGAACTGGTCGTTCGGCCACACGGTCGCCCCGCTCGGCGACGCGCCGATGGGCAGCAGCTCGACCACCACCACCACCGACACCGCCGACTGA
- the acs gene encoding acetate--CoA ligase, whose product MSDQDIELEARLTEQEYFEPPEEFVEQANVSDPAVYDRFDEFPEGFEEYAEMLDWNEEWDTVLDDSNPPFYEWFVGGELNASANCIDRHLDDRGDETAILWEGEEGETRHISYRELHEEVNEMAAALRASGVEEDEVVTIHMPMVPALPVTMLACARIGAPHSVVFAGFSATALSDRVNSADSDHVVTIDGYYRRGDFLNHIEKADEAMGNVDHDPEVLVWTRHDEPEVDVSDDYTLVADLLAEHEGEEVEPVSRDAEDPLFLMYTSGTTGQPKGCQHRTGGYLAYAAGTCNYVEDIKPEDTYWCSADIGWITGHTYIVYGPLALGTTTVMYEGAPDYPDKSRTWEIAEAYDVDIFHTSPTAVRQFMKWGTEHIEGHDFDFRHMTTVGEPIQPEAWLWYYQHIGGEDAVIVDTWWQTETGGHLITNLPAIQDMKPGSAGVAAPGIEPAIYDDDGEPVDAETGQAGNLVIERPWPGMLQTVYGDDERFIAEYWERFSDTDSNDSEDWVYEAGDGAVQATDGYYRILGRLDDVMNVAGHRLGTMEIESAVSEVDAVAESAVASREDAEKGEVPDVYVTLREGVEESEEVRQEIVESIEEGIGKFARPNEVIFVDDLPKTRSGKIMRRLLENISNGEDLGNTTTLRDPSVAERIRDQIHAD is encoded by the coding sequence ATGAGTGACCAAGACATCGAACTCGAAGCCCGACTGACCGAACAGGAGTACTTCGAGCCCCCCGAGGAGTTCGTCGAGCAGGCGAACGTCTCGGACCCGGCGGTCTACGACCGCTTCGACGAGTTCCCGGAGGGGTTCGAGGAGTACGCCGAGATGCTCGACTGGAACGAGGAGTGGGACACCGTCCTCGACGACTCGAACCCGCCGTTCTACGAGTGGTTCGTCGGGGGCGAACTCAACGCCTCCGCCAACTGCATCGACCGCCACCTCGACGACCGCGGCGACGAGACCGCCATTCTCTGGGAGGGCGAGGAGGGCGAGACCCGACACATCTCCTATCGCGAGCTCCACGAGGAGGTCAACGAGATGGCGGCCGCGCTCCGGGCGTCGGGCGTCGAGGAGGACGAGGTCGTCACGATCCACATGCCGATGGTACCGGCGCTCCCGGTCACGATGCTGGCGTGTGCCCGGATCGGCGCGCCCCACAGCGTGGTGTTCGCCGGGTTCTCGGCGACCGCGCTCTCCGACCGGGTCAACAGCGCCGACTCCGACCACGTCGTCACCATCGACGGCTACTACCGACGGGGTGACTTCCTGAACCACATCGAGAAGGCCGACGAGGCGATGGGGAACGTCGACCACGACCCCGAAGTGCTCGTCTGGACGCGCCACGACGAACCCGAGGTCGACGTCAGCGACGACTACACCCTCGTGGCCGACCTCCTCGCCGAACACGAGGGCGAGGAGGTCGAGCCGGTCTCCCGGGACGCCGAGGACCCGCTATTCCTGATGTACACCTCGGGCACCACGGGCCAGCCCAAGGGCTGTCAGCACCGTACCGGGGGCTATCTCGCCTACGCGGCGGGGACCTGCAACTACGTCGAGGACATCAAACCCGAGGACACCTACTGGTGTTCGGCCGACATCGGCTGGATCACCGGTCACACCTACATCGTCTACGGCCCGCTCGCGCTCGGAACGACGACCGTGATGTACGAGGGCGCGCCCGACTACCCGGACAAGAGCCGGACCTGGGAGATCGCCGAGGCCTACGACGTCGACATCTTCCACACCTCTCCCACGGCAGTGCGCCAGTTCATGAAGTGGGGCACCGAGCACATCGAGGGCCACGACTTCGACTTCCGGCACATGACCACCGTGGGCGAGCCGATCCAGCCCGAGGCGTGGCTGTGGTACTACCAGCACATCGGCGGCGAGGACGCGGTGATCGTCGACACCTGGTGGCAGACCGAGACCGGCGGCCACCTGATCACCAACCTCCCCGCGATCCAGGACATGAAACCCGGGAGTGCGGGGGTGGCCGCGCCCGGCATCGAGCCCGCGATCTACGACGACGACGGCGAACCGGTCGACGCCGAGACCGGGCAGGCCGGCAACCTCGTGATCGAGCGGCCGTGGCCCGGCATGCTCCAGACCGTCTACGGCGACGACGAACGGTTCATCGCCGAGTACTGGGAGCGCTTCTCGGACACCGACTCGAACGACTCCGAAGACTGGGTCTACGAGGCGGGCGACGGTGCGGTCCAGGCCACCGACGGCTACTACCGGATCCTCGGGCGGCTCGACGACGTGATGAACGTCGCCGGCCACCGGCTCGGCACCATGGAGATCGAATCCGCGGTCTCCGAGGTCGATGCCGTCGCCGAGTCCGCGGTGGCCTCGCGCGAGGACGCCGAGAAGGGCGAAGTCCCCGACGTCTACGTCACCCTCAGGGAGGGCGTCGAGGAGAGCGAGGAGGTCCGCCAGGAGATCGTCGAGTCGATCGAGGAGGGGATCGGGAAGTTCGCCCGCCCCAACGAGGTGATCTTCGTCGACGACCTCCCGAAGACCCGCTCGGGCAAGATCATGCGGCGGCTCTTAGAGAACATCTCGAACGGCGAGGATCTCGGCAACACCACCACGCTCCGGGACCCGAGCGTCGCCGAACGCATTCGCGACCAGATCCACGCGGACTGA
- a CDS encoding bacterio-opsin activator domain-containing protein, giving the protein MTGEDTTVHARAGVAADAVERTLLDRAELVGRALDDRTIRTEAGESSTLVVVPLVSREPTRSVLGLGVASGAVVPLERDLLAVLGTQVGHALAAVEHRRLLLADSVTELRFDVDADAAVLPRVATALDCAFELVGVVPAEEGLLCYVAVRNATPDAVLERATATDAVGDVRFVGDDEDGVVLEVTLHRSPLRTFATAGGYARSYEVDAGGGTIVGELAPDTDVRGVVEAVTDAFPGVHLAAKRKADHEVATGGGFRGPLADDLTDRQAAVLRAAFFGGYFEWPRDSTAEELADSLDVSPPTLHHHLRVAQQKLLRAFLDGT; this is encoded by the coding sequence GTGACCGGGGAGGACACCACGGTACACGCACGCGCGGGCGTGGCGGCCGATGCCGTCGAACGGACCCTCCTCGACCGGGCGGAGCTCGTCGGCCGGGCGCTCGACGACCGAACGATCCGCACCGAGGCGGGCGAGTCGTCCACGCTCGTCGTCGTCCCGCTCGTGAGCCGGGAGCCGACCCGGAGCGTGCTGGGGCTCGGGGTCGCGAGCGGGGCGGTCGTCCCGCTCGAACGCGACCTCCTTGCGGTGCTCGGCACGCAGGTCGGCCACGCGCTGGCGGCCGTCGAACACAGACGGCTCCTGCTCGCCGACAGCGTGACCGAGCTCCGTTTCGACGTCGACGCCGACGCGGCCGTGCTCCCGCGGGTCGCGACCGCGCTCGACTGTGCCTTCGAGCTGGTGGGGGTCGTCCCCGCCGAGGAGGGGTTGCTGTGTTACGTCGCGGTCCGGAACGCCACCCCGGACGCCGTCCTCGAACGGGCGACGGCCACCGACGCGGTCGGGGACGTCCGGTTCGTCGGCGACGACGAGGACGGGGTGGTGCTCGAAGTCACGCTCCATCGCTCCCCGCTCCGGACCTTCGCGACGGCGGGCGGCTACGCCCGGTCGTACGAAGTCGACGCCGGGGGCGGGACGATCGTCGGGGAACTCGCCCCCGACACCGACGTTCGCGGCGTCGTCGAGGCCGTGACCGACGCGTTCCCCGGGGTCCACCTCGCGGCGAAGCGGAAGGCCGACCACGAGGTCGCGACCGGCGGGGGCTTCCGGGGACCGCTCGCCGACGACCTCACCGACCGTCAGGCCGCGGTGCTCCGGGCGGCGTTCTTCGGCGGCTACTTCGAGTGGCCGCGCGACTCCACCGCCGAGGAACTGGCCGACTCGCTCGACGTCTCGCCGCCGACCCTCCACCACCACCTCCGGGTCGCCCAACAGAAACTCCTCCGGGCCTTCCTCGACGGCACGTGA
- a CDS encoding acetate--CoA ligase: MEGDDVVEPTPAFRNRANCRTDPRDRFADDWPDSWAAAGDLLDWIEPYESVLAGDRPPFEWFDGGTLNACHECLDRHLAERKNHLALRWEGQLGERRSLTYLDLYHEVNAFAAALRDLGVEAGEVVTLYMPVIPELVVAMLACARLGAPHSVVFAGFSADALANRMDRADSRYLITCDGYYRRGDAINQKRRADNARLSIDHALEATVVVERLGGARLGADQHDYHALVDDHAGREVAPVARDTGDVLFLIYTSGTTGKPKSVAHTTGGYLAHVAWTARNVLDITPGDTYWCSADIGWVTGHSYIVYGPLALGTTTMLYEGTADHPEKDRIFSLIERNAVDVFYTAPTAVRAFMKWGPEYPARHDLSSLRLLGTVGKPIDPEAWHWYHDHVGGGSCPVVDTWWQTETGAILVSTLPGVDAMKPGAAGPPLPGIDAAVLAPDGSECPTGEVGTLAVRSPWPGMPRELAAGTDWGSAAVSDDWQYRSGDKAVVDTDGYIRVLGRADDAITVPGRRVGAAEIEGAVVGVDGVAEAAVVGVEHPTRGTAVHAYVSPEATRTADDALREAVLAAVESAIGPMVRPERVVFTPELPKTRSGKIMRRLLKDVANGEPYGDISALRNPEVVGELESDDRVSEE; this comes from the coding sequence ATGGAGGGCGACGACGTGGTCGAGCCGACCCCGGCGTTCCGCAACCGTGCGAACTGCCGGACCGACCCCCGCGACCGGTTCGCCGACGACTGGCCCGATTCCTGGGCCGCCGCCGGCGACCTGCTCGATTGGATCGAGCCCTACGAGTCGGTGCTCGCCGGCGACCGGCCGCCGTTCGAGTGGTTCGACGGCGGGACGCTCAACGCCTGTCACGAGTGCCTCGACCGCCACCTCGCGGAACGGAAGAACCACCTCGCGCTCCGGTGGGAGGGCCAGCTCGGCGAACGACGGAGCCTCACCTACCTCGACCTCTACCACGAGGTCAACGCGTTCGCGGCCGCGCTCCGGGACCTGGGTGTGGAGGCGGGCGAGGTCGTCACCCTCTACATGCCGGTGATCCCCGAACTCGTCGTGGCGATGCTGGCGTGTGCCAGGCTCGGTGCCCCGCACTCGGTGGTGTTCGCCGGCTTTTCGGCCGACGCGCTCGCGAACCGGATGGACCGCGCCGACTCCCGGTATCTGATCACCTGCGACGGCTACTACCGCCGCGGCGACGCCATCAACCAGAAGCGCCGGGCGGACAACGCCCGGCTCTCCATCGACCACGCGCTCGAAGCGACCGTCGTGGTCGAACGGCTCGGCGGCGCTCGACTCGGGGCCGACCAGCACGACTACCACGCGCTGGTCGACGACCACGCCGGTCGCGAGGTCGCCCCGGTCGCCCGCGACACCGGCGACGTCCTCTTTCTGATCTACACCTCCGGCACCACGGGCAAGCCGAAGTCCGTCGCCCACACGACGGGCGGCTACCTCGCCCACGTCGCCTGGACCGCCCGGAACGTCCTCGACATCACGCCCGGGGACACCTACTGGTGTTCGGCCGACATCGGCTGGGTCACCGGCCACTCCTACATCGTCTACGGCCCGCTCGCGCTCGGGACCACCACGATGCTCTACGAGGGGACCGCCGACCACCCCGAGAAAGATCGTATATTCTCGCTGATCGAGCGCAACGCCGTCGACGTGTTCTACACAGCGCCGACGGCGGTCCGGGCGTTCATGAAGTGGGGCCCGGAGTACCCCGCACGCCACGACCTCTCGAGCCTCCGCCTGCTGGGGACCGTCGGCAAACCGATCGACCCCGAGGCGTGGCACTGGTATCACGACCACGTCGGCGGCGGCTCGTGTCCGGTGGTCGATACGTGGTGGCAGACCGAGACGGGCGCGATCCTCGTCTCGACGCTGCCGGGTGTGGACGCCATGAAACCCGGTGCGGCGGGACCGCCGCTGCCGGGCATCGACGCCGCCGTTCTCGCGCCGGACGGCAGCGAGTGTCCGACCGGCGAGGTGGGGACGCTCGCGGTCCGGTCGCCGTGGCCGGGGATGCCGCGCGAACTCGCGGCCGGGACCGACTGGGGGAGCGCCGCCGTCAGCGACGACTGGCAGTACCGCTCGGGCGATAAGGCGGTCGTCGATACCGACGGCTACATCCGGGTGCTCGGGCGGGCGGACGACGCGATCACCGTTCCGGGTCGGCGGGTCGGCGCGGCGGAGATCGAGGGCGCGGTGGTCGGGGTCGACGGCGTCGCCGAGGCCGCCGTCGTCGGTGTGGAGCACCCGACACGGGGGACGGCGGTCCACGCCTACGTCAGCCCCGAAGCCACCCGAACGGCCGACGACGCGCTCCGCGAGGCGGTGCTCGCGGCGGTCGAGTCCGCGATCGGACCGATGGTTCGACCCGAACGGGTGGTGTTCACCCCCGAACTCCCGAAGACCCGCTCGGGCAAGATCATGCGCCGGCTCCTGAAGGACGTCGCCAACGGCGAACCCTACGGCGACATCAGCGCACTCCGCAACCCCGAGGTCGTCGGCGAACTCGAATCCGACGACCGCGTTTCGGAAGAGTAG
- a CDS encoding acyl-CoA mutase large subunit family protein, producing the protein MYDADDLDAIREGKERWADETLDPVRSRHGERKDRFATVSNHEVDRLYTPADVADLDYEGDLGFPGEEPYTRGVYPTMYRGRTWTMRQFAGFGTAEETNQRFKYLVEEGQTGLSTAFDMPTLMGIDSDDPMAAGEVGTEGVAVDTLRDMEVLFDGIDLADVSTSFTINPSAPVIFAMYVALADQRGVSREKLRGTMQNDMLKEFIAQKEWVIPPEASLDLVTDTVEFAIEETPKIKPISVSGYHIREAGSTAIQELAFTLADGFAYVEDAMDRGLEIDEFAPQLSFFFNSHNSIFEEVAKFRAARRIYARVMDEWYDAEDPRSKQLKFHTQTAGQSLTAQQPLNNIARVTIQALAGVLGGTQSLHTNSYDEAHALPSEDAVRVALRTQQVIAEESGAADIVDPLGGSFAVEALTDETEKEAMEYIEEIREMGEGSVRDGVLSGIEDGYFHREIQDAAFEYQQRVERDEETVVGVNKYASEEDTSPDLLHVDETAEEHQRERLESVKADRDDRAVREALSDLETVVERGENTMPAIVEAVKVGATMGEVMQVFEARHGSYRETVTLA; encoded by the coding sequence ATGTACGACGCCGACGACCTCGACGCCATCCGGGAGGGAAAGGAGCGCTGGGCCGACGAGACCCTCGACCCGGTGCGCTCGCGCCACGGCGAACGCAAGGACCGCTTCGCCACGGTCTCGAACCACGAGGTCGATAGGTTGTATACCCCCGCCGACGTCGCCGACCTCGACTACGAGGGAGACCTCGGCTTCCCTGGCGAGGAGCCCTACACCCGAGGGGTCTACCCGACGATGTACCGCGGCCGGACGTGGACCATGCGCCAGTTCGCGGGCTTCGGCACCGCCGAGGAGACCAACCAGCGGTTCAAGTATCTGGTCGAGGAGGGCCAGACGGGGCTCTCGACCGCGTTCGACATGCCGACCCTGATGGGGATCGACTCGGACGACCCGATGGCGGCGGGCGAAGTGGGAACGGAGGGCGTCGCGGTCGACACCCTCCGCGACATGGAGGTGCTCTTCGACGGTATCGATCTGGCGGACGTCTCGACCTCGTTCACGATCAACCCGAGCGCGCCAGTCATCTTCGCGATGTACGTCGCGCTCGCCGACCAGCGCGGGGTATCGAGGGAGAAGCTCCGCGGGACGATGCAGAACGACATGCTGAAGGAGTTCATCGCGCAGAAGGAGTGGGTGATCCCGCCCGAGGCGTCGCTCGACCTGGTCACCGACACCGTCGAGTTCGCGATCGAGGAGACGCCGAAGATAAAGCCCATCTCGGTGTCGGGCTACCACATCCGGGAGGCCGGCTCGACCGCGATACAGGAGCTCGCCTTCACCCTCGCCGACGGGTTCGCCTACGTCGAGGACGCGATGGACCGGGGACTAGAGATCGACGAATTCGCGCCGCAGCTCTCCTTTTTCTTCAACTCCCACAACTCGATCTTCGAGGAGGTGGCGAAATTCCGAGCGGCCCGCCGGATCTACGCCCGCGTGATGGACGAGTGGTACGACGCCGAGGACCCGCGTTCGAAACAGTTGAAGTTCCACACCCAGACCGCGGGCCAGTCCCTCACCGCCCAGCAGCCGCTCAACAACATCGCGCGGGTCACGATCCAGGCGCTCGCCGGCGTGCTCGGGGGAACCCAAAGTCTGCACACCAACTCCTACGACGAGGCGCACGCGCTGCCGAGCGAGGACGCGGTGCGGGTCGCACTCCGAACCCAACAGGTGATCGCCGAGGAGTCGGGGGCGGCCGACATCGTCGATCCGTTGGGGGGGAGTTTCGCGGTCGAGGCGCTCACCGACGAAACGGAGAAGGAAGCGATGGAATACATCGAGGAGATACGGGAGATGGGCGAGGGCTCGGTCCGCGACGGCGTGCTCTCCGGGATCGAGGACGGCTACTTCCACCGCGAGATCCAGGACGCCGCCTTCGAGTACCAACAGCGCGTCGAGCGCGACGAGGAGACGGTGGTCGGGGTGAACAAGTACGCCAGCGAGGAGGACACCAGCCCCGACCTCCTCCACGTCGACGAGACGGCGGAGGAACACCAGCGCGAACGGCTCGAATCGGTGAAGGCCGACCGCGACGACCGGGCGGTGCGCGAGGCGCTGTCGGACCTCGAAACCGTCGTCGAGCGTGGTGAGAACACCATGCCGGCCATCGTCGAGGCGGTGAAAGTCGGGGCCACGATGGGCGAGGTCATGCAGGTGTTCGAGGCGCGCCACGGCTCCTACCGCGAGACGGTGACCCTCGCGTAA